The following coding sequences lie in one Primulina huaijiensis isolate GDHJ02 chromosome 2, ASM1229523v2, whole genome shotgun sequence genomic window:
- the LOC140958724 gene encoding heat stress transcription factor A-6b-like has translation MNFSIDFIKEEYVGSSSKLYWDNEDLIPQPMEALQETGPPPFLSKTYDFVDDPSTNKIVSWSCGNNGFIVWDPQTFATNLLPKYFKHKNFSSFVRQLNTYGFRKVHPDKWEFANEGFLRGQRHLLKDIVRRKTQYSSSQMLINQSLGSCAEVGSSGFDEEIDRLRRDKQLLATELVKLRQQQQITLSCLRTMEQRLRDTEMKQKQTMSFLEKAIQSPTFLQRILRQKDEKKELDEVISNEGRRRIIDHTSNNVGLEELVFQEGECTNLGQESMEYVYKNDFGSEQFGDDNLYVKLEPQEYGEITRFGDLELEKLALSMQKTSNDSSNDYGGKIFGKGAL, from the exons atgaatttttctATAGATTTCATAAAGGAGGAGTATGTTGGATCAAGTTCAAAACTATACTGGGATAACGAGGATCTCATCCCTCAGCCAATGGAGGCTTTACAAGAGACCGGTCCTCCACCATTTCTCAGCAAAACTTATGATTTCGTGGACGATCCAAGTACGAATAAAATCGTTTCGTGGAGTTGCGGTAACAATGGTTTCATTGTTTGGGATCCTCAAACATTTGCCACGAATCTTCTTCCAAAGTACTTCAAGCACAAAAATTTCTCCAGTTTTGTGAGGCAGCTTAATACTTAT GGCTTTAGGAAGGTTCATCCAGATAAGTGGGAGTTTGCAAATGAGGGGTTCTTAAGGGGACAAAGGCATCTTCTAAAAGACATTGTAAGGAGAAAGACTCAATATTCAAGTTCTCAAATGTTGATTAATCAAAGTCTAGGCTCGTGTGCGGAGGTGGGAAGTTCTGGATTTGATGAAGAAATTGATCGGTTGAGGCGTGACAAACAACTTCTAGCAACAGAATTAGTGAAACTTAGGCAGCAGCAACAAATCACTTTATCATGCCTTAGAACAATGGAACAAAGGCTAAGAGATACAGAAATGAAGCAAAAACAAACTATGAGTTTCTTGGAAAAAGCTATACAAAGCCCCACTTTCTTGCAACGAATATTGCGGCAAAAAGACGAGAAGAAAGAGCTTGATGAAGTAATAAGCAACGAAGGGAGAAGAAGAATAATAGACCATACCTCGAACAATGTTGGTCTTGAAGAACTAGTTTTTCAAGAGGGGGAATGTACTAATTTAGGCCAAGAAAGTATGGAATACGTATACAAAAATGACTTTGGAAGTGAACAATTTGGGGATGACAACTTATATGTTAAGCTAGAGCCACAAGAGTATGGTGAAATTACAAGATTTGGTGATTTGGAGCTTGAGAAATTGGCATTGAGTATGCAAAAAACCTCAAATGATTCCTCAAATGATTATGGAGgaaaaatatttggaaaaggGGCATTATAA